From Vanessa tameamea isolate UH-Manoa-2023 chromosome 26, ilVanTame1 primary haplotype, whole genome shotgun sequence, one genomic window encodes:
- the LOC113398863 gene encoding muscle calcium channel subunit alpha-1-like isoform X13: protein MNATEGGGEDVAATPTTPAANPTPDAGPLIPVPVAPRKPARRGPKVQQERPKRALFCLTLKNPLRKLCIDIVEWKPFEWMILTTIFANCIALAVYTPYPASDSNYTNWVLEKIEYIFLVIFTGECVMKIIAYGFVMHPGSYLRNGWNLLDFTIVVIGMVSTVLSSIFKDAFDVKALRAFRVLRPLRLVSGVPSLQIVLNSILKAMVPLLHIALLVIFVIIIYAIIGLELFSGKMHKTCYNRLTDEVMDNPHPCDLDNGFNCSMIGEEMECREGWIGPNFGITNFDNFGLSMLTVFQCITLEGWTDVMYNIQDAMGNSWEWIYFVSMVILGAFFVMNLILGVLSGEFSKEREKAKNRGDFQKLREKQQLEEDLKGYLDWITQAEYLEPLADQHDTVDQKRDYVIGNLIGQNQTENDSTDHLGIEPVEQQKISIGKLWKKDFDKANRRMKRACRRAVKSQTFYWLIIVLVFLNTVVLASEHYQQPTWLDHFQEYGNAMFVALFTLEMLVKMYSLGLQGYFVSLFNRFDCFVVVGSISEMVLTKSELMPPLGVSVLRCVRLLRVFKVTKYWRSLSNLVASLLNSIQSIASLLLLLFLFIMIFALLGMQVFGGKFNYDPVEEKDRHNFDCFWQALLTVFQILTGEDWNAVMYEGIKAYGGVGTFGILACIYFIILFICGNYILLNVFLAIAVDNLADAESLTNIEKEEGQGAEEKEEDPEKVEGALADTDDEYIHDDDAYTTDNSERDYEETGSEGEQQEEIEVDAEDAEIDEENEERIEEEQEAEEMENHQRNHIVNTEFEDEPRLKRKPTTSSARPRRLSEVDIRDSAKPIPDATSFFIFSKDNRFRVFCYKMSASSTFGNIILVCIMLSSAMLAAEDPLDAAQKGFRNWLLSQFDIFFTGIFTLELFLKLVTYGLILHEGAFLRSAFNVLDMLVVCVSLISMSFKSGSISVVKILRVFRVLRPLRAINRAKGLKHVVQCVIVAIKTIGNILLVTSLLQFMFAVMGVQMFKGKFFRCNDISKMTKDECQGTYLVFENRNYVVRDREWKRNDFHFDNVMKGMLTLFTVSTFEGWPGLLYVSIDSNAEDRGPITNFRPIVAAYYIIYIIIIAFFMVNIFVGFVIVTFQNEGEQEYKNCELDKNQRNCIEFALKAKPIRRYIPKHRIQYKVWWFVTSQPFEYAIFVLIMINTITLAMKYHNQPHEYSKALDLLNMIFTAVFALEFIFKLAAFRFKNYFGDAWNTFDFIIVLGSIIDIVVSQVNELKNQGSGLPRAHVVKESSIPSINFFRLFRVMRLVKLLSRGEGIRTLLWTFIKSFQALPYVALLILMLFFIYAVVGMQVFGKIAIDDDTPITRNNHFQTFPQAILVLFRSATGEAWQDIMMGVSPEPEVRCDRNYDEEGEEDSSGSCGSVLAFPYFISFYVLCSFLIINLFVAVIMDNFDYLTRDWSILGPHHLDEFIRLWSEYDPDAKGRIKHLDVVTLLRKISPPLGFGKLCPHRVACKRLVSMNMPLNSDGTVLFNATLFAVVRTSLKIKTDGNIDDCNTELRAVIKKIWKRTSPKLLDQVVPPPGDPNEITVGKFYATFLIQDYFRRNHAFKKRKEQEMRQSDEQSHQMTLQAGLRTLHEAGPELKRAISGTLDEIVADNDIPMHRRNHSLFGGVWSSIRRHGPNRQFHRHRKHGEAPPVEGVGNHLSSMMQREYGMAAVPLAPNLANGQPKEQIPLRPLIFNGESEKIYQVLDNQKSNYPEMLGQIGLAFGCVNYLSTPETSGAKSTSPSRQKIHPEGEGKLTLPRKASPEDRTPSPGETIAPKISLLLARECTPAESRPMTLYGYNAAARLPFAFSHARARRSLRAAPAPAPPGRMVRSASSGARAPLVAPPHPGGDSSGRGVVSLPGSPRNSSSVPVVGSAESLVTRVLAEQGLGVYCDPEFVRNTSREMQEALDMTQEQMDRAAHQLMIQERNIKQVQNQQAQVGEILARQYHPYHQPAMPPPTKRL from the exons ATGAATGCCACAGAAGGTGGTGGCGAAGATGTGGCAGCAACTCCAACCACACCAGCGGCAAACCCCACGCCAGATGCCGGGCCCCTTATACCAGTACCCGTAGCTCCACGCAAGCCTGCTCGACGAGGGCCGAAGGTGCAGCAAGAGAGACCGAAAAGAGCTCTCTTTTGCCTTACCCTCAAGAATCCGCTAAGAAAATTGTGTATAGATATCGTAGAATGGAA ACCGTTCGAATGGATGATACTTACAACGATTTTTGCAAACTGTATAGCATTGGCCGTCTACACTCCGTATCCTGCAAGCGATTCAAACTACACGAACTGGGTTTTG GAAAAAATCGAATACATATTTCTCGTGATATTCACGGGCGAATGTGTAATGAAGATCATTGCGTACGGCTTCGTCATGCATCCTGGCTCATATCTTCGGAATGGTTGGAATTTGCTCGACTTCACAATCGTTGTTATtgg TATGGTGAGCACAGTACTATCTAGTATCTTCAAAGATGCGTTCGACGTGAAAGCGCTGCGAGCATTTCGTGTCTTAAGACCCTTGAGACTAGTGTCAGGCGTTCCCA gctTACAAATCGTTTTGAATTCTATCTTGAAGGCAATGGTACCGCTACTTCACATCGCGTTGCTGGTTATCTTCGTCATCATAATATACGCCATCATCGGTCTCGAATTGTTCTCGGGCAAGATGCATAAAACGTGTTACAACAGACTAAcag ATGAAGTCATGGATAATCCTCATCCATGTGACTTGGATAATGGTTTCAACTGTTCCATGATTGGCGAAGAAATGGAGTGCAGGGAAGGTTGGATCGGCCCCAACTTCGGTATCACGAATTTCGACAACTTCGGTCTGTCTATGCTCACTGTCTTCCAATGCATCACTTTAGAGGGCTGGACAGATGTCATGTATAAT atCCAAGACGCGATGGGGAACAGTTGGGAATGGATATACTTCGTATCTATGGTCATATTGGGAGCATTTTTCGTTATGAACCTAATTCTCGGTGTGTTGTCTGG AGAATTCTCCAAAGAAAGAGAGAAAGCGAAAAACCGAGGAGATTTTCAGAAGTTAAGAGAAAAACAGCAGTTAGAAGAAGATCTTAAAGGTTATCTGGACTGGATTACGCAGGCTGAATACCTTGAACCTCTCGCAGATCAACACGATACAGTAGACCAGAAGAGAGATTATGTCATTGGTAACTTAATAG GTCAGAACCAAACAGAAAACGATTCAACGGACCACTTAGGTATAGAACCAGTCGAGCAACAGAAAATTTCAATTGGTAAATTGTGGAAGAAAGACTTCGATAAGGCGAACCGTCGTATGAAGCGTGCGTGTCGACGCGCCGTGAAGTCGCAGACCTTCTACTGGCTAATCATTGTACTCGTGTTTCTCAACACCGTCGTGCTGGCCAGCGAGCACTACCA ACAGCCAACATGGCTCGATCACTTTCAAGAATATGGAAATGCTATGTTCGTAGCACTTTTTACATTGGAGATGTTAGTCAAAATGTACAGTCTAGGTTTACAG GGCTACTTCGTGTCACTATTCAACCGGTTCGATTGCTTCGTGGTGGTGGGCTCCATCAGCGAGATGGTGCTGACGAAGAGCGAGCTGATGCCGCCGCTCGGCGTGTCGGTGCTGCGTTGCGTGCGCTTGCTGCGCGTCTTCAAGGTTACCAA GTACTGGCGTTCGCTGTCTAACTTGGTGGCGTCTCTGCTCAACTCGATCCAGTCCATCGCGTCCCTACTGCTTCTACTTTTCCTCTTTATCATGATCTTTGCGCTGTTGGGCATGCAG GTTTTTGGTGGGAAGTTTAACTATGACCCTGTGGAGGAAAAAGATCGGCACAATTTCGATTGTTTCTGGCAAGCGTTGCTTACGGTTTTTCAG ATATTAACAGGTGAAGACTGGAATGCGGTGATGTACGAAGGAATCAAGGCATATGGTGGTGTCGGCACCTTTGGTATACTTGCCTGCATCTACTTCATCATACTATTTATTTGCGGCAACT ACATTCTACTGAACGTCTTCTTGGCCATTGCTGTTGACAACTTGGCTGATGCAGAATCATTGACTAACATTGAAAAAGAAGAAggt CAGGGCGCAGAAGAGAAAGAAGAAGATCCAGAAAAAGTAGAAGGCGCACTTGCAGATACCGATGATGAATATATTCACGACGACGATGCCTACACCACTGATAA CTCTGAAAGGGACTACGAAGAAACTGGATCGGAAGGTGAGCAGCAAGAAGAAATAGAAGTAGATGCAGAAGATGCTGAAATTGATGAGGAAAATGAAGAAAGAATCGAGGAAGAACAAGAAGCGGAAGAAATGGAGAATCATCAAAGAAACCATATAG TGAACACAGAGTTCGAGGACGAGCCGCGCTTGAAACGTAAGCCGACGACGTCCTCGGCGCGGCCGCGGCGCCTGTCGGAGGTCGACATCCGGGACTCGGCCAAGCCGATCCCTGATGCTACCTCCTTCTTCATATTTTCAAAAGACAACAG GTTTCGTGTATTCTGCTATAAGATGTCAGCATCTTCGACATTTGGGAATATCATCCTGGTGTGCATCATGCTGTCCTCTGCCATGTTAGCAGCAGAGGATCCTTTAGACGCCGCCCAAAAAGGGTTCAGGAATTGG TTACTGAGTCAATTCGACATATTCTTCACTGGCATCTTCACGTTGGAGCTGTTCTTGAAGCTAGTGACATACGGCCTCATTTTGCACGAAGGTGCCTTCCTGCGCTCCGCCTTCAACGTACTCGACATGCTGGTTGTTTGCGTCTCCCTTATCTCAATGAGCTTTAA GTCTGGGAGTATATCCGTGGTGAAGATATTGCGAGTATTCAGGGTGCTGAGGCCTCTAAGAGCCATCAACAGGGCCAAAGGCCTTAAG CACGTTGTTCAGTGCGTGATCGTTGCAATCAAAACGATTGGAAACATTTTGTTGGTAACGTCCTTGCTTCAATTCATGTTCGCGGTCATGGGAGTGCAAATGTTCAAG GGTAAATTTTTTAGGTGTAACGATATTTCTAAAATGACAAAAGATGAGTGTCA GGGAACTTATTTAGTATTCGAAAATCGTAATTACGTAGTTAGAGACAGAGAATGGAAACGGAATGACTttcattttgataatgttatgaaaGGGATGCTCACCCTCTTCACTGTATCCACTTTTGAAGGATGGCCAGG gTTATTGTATGTATCTATAGACTCGAACGCAGAGGATCGTGGTCCTATTACTAACTTCCGTCCAATTGTTgcagcatattatattatttacattattataattgccTTCTTTATG GTAAATATATTCGTCGGTTTCGTCATAGTGACATTCCAAAATGAGGGTGAGCAGGAATACAAGAACTGTGAATTAGATAAGAATCAAAGAAATTGTATAGAATTCGCCTTGAAAGCTAAACCTATTAGAAG ATATATACCGAAGCACCGAATCCAGTACAAAGTGTGGTGGTTCGTCACCTCTCAACCTTTTGAATACGCGATCTTCGTCCTCATCATGATAAACACTATCACCCTCGCCATGAAGTACCACAACCAGCCCCACGAGTATAGCAAGGCCCTCGACTTACTCAACATGATATTCACTGCGGTCTTTGCTCTTGAATTTATCTTCAAATTAGCTGCATTTCGATTCaag AACTATTTCGGAGACGCGTGGAACACGTTCGACTTCATCATCGTTTTAGGTAGCATCATCGACATCGTCGTCTCACAAGTAAACGAACTCAAAAATCAG GGAAGTGGATTGCCAAGAGCACACGTTGTTAAG GAAAGTTCGATCCCGTCTATAAACTTCTTCCGTTTGTTTCGTGTGATGAGACTCGTCAAGTTGTTGTCTCGTGGAGAAGGCATTCGCACCTTACTCTGGACATTCATCAAATCCTTCCAAGCGCTGCCTTATGTTGCTCTATTGATCTTGATGCTGTTCTTCATTTATGCGGTGGTTGGGATGCaa gTGTTTGGAAAAATCGCAATAGACGACGATACGCCTATCACACGAAACAACCACTTCCAGACTTTTCCGCAAGCCATATTGGTTTTGTTTCGATCTGCTACTG GTGAAGCTTGGCAAGATATAATGATGGGAGTATCACCGGAGCCTGAAGTGCGCTGTGACCGCAACTATGATGAGGAGGGTGAGGAGGACAGCAGCGGTTCATGTGGCAGCGTGCTCGCCTTTCCCtacttcatttcattttatgtgCTTTGCTCCTTTCTC attattaatttattcgtcgCTGTCATTATGGATAATTTCGACTATTTAACCAGAGACTGGTCAATATTGGGACCACACCACTTAGATGAATTTATAAG GTTATGGAGTGAATACGACCCTGACGCTAAGGGACGAATAAAACATTTAGATGTAGTcacattattaagaaaaataagtcCTCCTTTAG GTTTCGGCAAGCTGTGTCCTCACCGCGTGGCGTGCAAGCGTTTGGTCTCCATGAACATGCCCCTTAATTCAGATGGAACAGTTCTCTTCAACGCCACACTCTTCGCCGTCGTGCGAACTTCGCTTAAGATCAAAACTGATG GCAATATAGATGACTGCAATACGGAACTTCGAGCGGTTATCAAGAAAATCTGGAAGCGAACCTCTCCCAAACTTCTCGACCAGGTAGTACCACCACCTGGAGACCCTAACGAGATCACCGTTGGAAAGTTCTACGCCACCTTCCTCATACAGGACTACTTCAGAAG GAATCACGC GTTCAAAAAGCGTAAGGAGCAAGAGATGAGACAAAGCGACGAACAGAGTCACCAAATGACTTTGCAAGCTGGCTTGAGGACGCTGCATGAAGCTGGACCGGAACTAAAACGAGCTATATCGGGCACTCTAGATGAAATTGTTGCTGATAATGATATTCCCATGCATAGG AGAAACCATTCGTTATTTGGGGGAGTGTGGTCAAGCATACGCAGACATGGTCCTAACCGGCAGTTTCATAGACACAGGAAACATGGAGAAGCACCTCCTG TAGAAGGTGTAGGTAACCATTTGAGTTCAATGATGCAGCGTGAATACGGAATGGCTGCAGTGCCACTGGCGCCCAACTT agCTAACGGACAACCGAAAGAACAAATACCTTTGAGGCCTCTTATATTCAACGGCGAGTCGGAGAAGATTTACCAGGTGCTCGA CAATCAAAAGTCGAACTACCCAGAGATGCTCGGACAGATAGGTCTCGCGTTCGGATGCGTCAACTACCTCTCGACGCCGGAGACGTCCGGAGCCAAGTCGACCTCGCCGTCGAGGCAGAAGATCCACCCGGAGGGGGAGGGCAAGCTCACCCTGCCCCGCAAGGCGTCCCCCGAGGACCGAACGCCGTCGCCCGGCGAGACCATAGCGCCGAAGATCTCGCTGCTGCTGGCGCGCGAGTGCACGCCGGCGGAGTCGCGGCCGATGACGCTCTACGGGTACAACGCGGCGGCGCGCCTGCCCTTCGCGTTCTCGCacgcgcgcgcgcgccgcagcctgcgcgccgcgcccgcgcccgcgccgccagGTCGGATGGTGCGCAGCGCCTCCTCGGGCGCGCGCGCCCCGCTTGTAGCCCCGCCGCACCCAG GAGGCGATAGTTCCGGACGCGGCGTGGTATCGCTTCCCGGAAGCCCTCGGAACAGCTCATCAGTGCCCGTTGTTGGTTCCGCGGAGAGCCTGGTCACGAGG